Proteins from a single region of Macaca nemestrina isolate mMacNem1 chromosome 13, mMacNem.hap1, whole genome shotgun sequence:
- the LOC105465177 gene encoding nuclear nucleic acid-binding protein C1D: protein MAGEEINEDYPVEIHEYLSAFENSIGAVDEMLKTMMSVSRNELLQKLDPLEQAKVDLVSAYTLNSMFWVYLATQGVNPKEHPVKQELERIRVYMNRVKEITDKKKAGKLDRGAASRFVKNALWEPKPRNASKVANKGKSKS from the exons ATGGCAGGTGAAGAAATTAATGAAGACTATCCAGTAGAAATTCATGAGTATTTGTCAGCGTTTGAGAATTCCATTGGTGCTGTGGATGAGATGCTGAAGACCATGATGTCTGTTTCTAGAAATGAGTTGTTGcagaag ttGGACCCACTTGAACAAGCAAAAGTGGATTTGGTTTCTGCATACACATTAAATTCAATGTTTTGGG tttatttGGCAACTCAAGGAGTTAATCCTAAGGAACATCCAGTAAAACAGGAATTg GAAAGAATCAGAGTATATATGAACAGAGTCAAGGAAATAACAGACAAGAAAAAGGCTGGCAAGCTGGACAGAGGTGCAGCTTCAAGATTTGTAAAAAATGCCCTCTGGGAACCAAAACCAAGAAATGCATCAAAAGTTGCcaataaaggaaaaagtaaaagttaA